One genomic region from Chionomys nivalis chromosome 17, mChiNiv1.1, whole genome shotgun sequence encodes:
- the Zcrb1 gene encoding zinc finger CCHC-type and RNA-binding motif-containing protein 1 isoform X3 — protein sequence MIYTGVTIMKDKDTRKSKGVAFILFLDKDSALNCTRAINNKQLFGRVIKASIAIDNGRAAEFIRRRNYFDKSKCYECGESGHLSYACPKNMLGEREPPKKKEKKKKKKVPEPEEEVEEVEVSEEEGEDPALDSLSQAIAFQQAKIEEEQNRWRASPGGPSASDDSRRPRIKKSTYFSDEEELSD from the exons GGTTACTATAATGAAAGACAAAGACACGAGGAAGAGTAAAGgtgttgcatttattttgtttttggataAAGACTCTGCCTTAAACTGCACCAGAGCAATAAATAACAAACAG TTATTTGGTAGAGTGATAAAGGCAAGCATTGCTATTGATAATGGAAGAGCAGCTGAGTTCATCCGACGGCGAAACTACTTTGATAAATCTAAGTGTTATGAGTGTGGG gaaaGTGGACACTTAAGTTATGCCTGTCCTAAAAACATGCTTGGAGAACGTGAGCCtcccaagaagaaagaaaagaagaagaagaagaaagttccTGAACCAGAAGAGGAGGT TGAGGAAGTCGAAGTGagtgaagaagaaggggaagatcCGGCTCTGGACAGTCTCAGTCAGGCCATAGCGTTTCAG CAAGCCAAGATTGAAGAGGAGCAAAACAGATGGAGAGCCAGTCCAGGAGGTCCCTCAGCCTCCGATGATTCCAGACGACCAAGGATAAAGAAAAGCACATATTTCAGTGATGAAGAAGAACTTAGtgattaa